A stretch of Planococcus citri chromosome 5, ihPlaCitr1.1, whole genome shotgun sequence DNA encodes these proteins:
- the LOC135847486 gene encoding uncharacterized protein LOC135847486 isoform X1 gives MSYVSEKLATADFNEVKVKLTMVEDIYKNYLALLDEFDNFEVPDLDPFIEKFEDDYIAIKGKLESSIEKFSNSSAVPGFKRQCTTESGGSGSCCSSSKATIKLPKLELKKYGGNLLEFESFWSSFNSAVHNTDLEATDKFTYLRNNLVGEAELLLKGMGTTAANYPIAYEMVKKKFGNKKKLIDLLYDNLTKIPKSNKWTKNLRNTYDNIESNLHALEGVGENIQNNTILYSMIMKKFPFDIIMKADLDVASNDLSELRQKVGELIWKQEQYCGTTESLITGDRKPSKKCIYCGETSHYSDECSKITTLEDRRKKLNGRCIICLNPGHLAKDCTVNKPCVHCKKRRSHHRSLCIKLFSKEVSNPEPTESLLMKDQEGNLLAATINVGNESRVQKVTSILDSGSRRSYITTRLADKLKLKPLHYETIRISTICSEAPREISTKIPDSRNSSSLKLIKILYLNS, from the exons ATGTCATACGTAAGTGAGAAGCTGGCGACGGCAGATTTTAACGAAGTTAAAGTGAAATTGACAATGGTCGAAGAtatatataaaaattatcttGCTTTACTTGACGAATTCGACAACTTCGAAGTTCCGGATCTGGACCCTTTCATAGAAAAATTCGAAGATGACTACATCGCCATTAAAGGTAAATTAGAAAGCAGtatcgaaaaattctctaatAGCAGTGCTGTTCCAGGTTTTAAAAGACAGTGTACAACTGAATCTGGTGGTAGCGGTAGTTGTTGTTCTTCTTCAAAAGCTACGATTAAGTTACCAAAGTTGGAGTTGAAGAAATATGGTGGTAATCTACTTGAATTCGAATCGTTTTGGTCTTCATTCAACTCAGCTGTACATAATACTGATTTAGAAGCAACTGATAAATTTACGTACTTGAGAAATAACCTGGTAGGCGAAGCTGAATTATTGTTGAAAGGTATGGGTACCACTGCTGCAAACTATCCAATCGCATacgaaatggtaaaaaagaagtttggtaataaaaagaaattaattgatttattatacgataatttaacgaaaattccaaaaagtaacaaatggactaaaaatttgcgaaatactTACGATAATATTGAATCGAATTTACATGCTTTAGAAGGTGTaggtgaaaatattcaaaacaacaCCATACTGTACTCGATGATTATGAAGAAGTTTCCATTTGATATAATTATGAAAGCCGATTTGGATGTTGCAAGTAACGATTTATCCGAATTGAGGCAGAAAGTTGGCGAATTGATATGGAAACAAGAGCAATATTGTG gtactaCAGAGAGCTTGATAACTGGTGATAGAAAACCGagtaaaaaatgtatctattgCGGTGAAACGTCACATTATTCCGATGAATGCAGCAAAATAACGACATTGGAAGACCGAAGAAAGAAATTGAATGGTCGTTGCATCATTTGTTTGAATCCTGGTCATCTCGCTAAAGACTGTACGGTAAACAAACCATGTGTACATTGTAAGAAACGTCGTAGTCATCATCGTAGTTtatgtattaaattattttcaaaagaagttaGTAATCCTGAACCAACTGAATCTTTACTAATGAAAGATCAAGAAGGTAACCTGTTAGCAGCCACAATCAACGTTGGTAATGAAAGTCGTGTTCAGAAAGTTACCTCAATTCTGGATAGCGGTTCAAGAAGATCGTACATTACTACGAGGTTGGccgataaattaaaattgaagccTCTTCATTATGAAACGATTAGAATTTCTACGATTTGTTCCGAAGCTCCtcgagaaatttcaaccaaG ATTCCAGATTCAAGAAATTCAAGCTCgctgaagttgataaaaatcttgtACCTGAACTCCTGA
- the LOC135847486 gene encoding uncharacterized protein LOC135847486 isoform X2: MSYVSEKLATADFNEVKVKLTMVEDIYKNYLALLDEFDNFEVPDLDPFIEKFEDDYIAIKGKLESSIEKFSNSSAVPGFKRQCTTESGGSGSCCSSSKATIKLPKLELKKYGGNLLEFESFWSSFNSAVHNTDLEATDKFTYLRNNLVGEAELLLKGMGTTAANYPIAYEMVKKKFGNKKKLIDLLYDNLTKIPKSNKWTKNLRNTYDNIESNLHALEGVGENIQNNTILYSMIMKKFPFDIIMKADLDVASNDLSELRQKVGELIWKQEQYCGTTESLITGDRKPSKKCIYCGETSHYSDECSKITTLEDRRKKLNGRCIICLNPGHLAKDCTKLVILNQLNLY, from the exons ATGTCATACGTAAGTGAGAAGCTGGCGACGGCAGATTTTAACGAAGTTAAAGTGAAATTGACAATGGTCGAAGAtatatataaaaattatcttGCTTTACTTGACGAATTCGACAACTTCGAAGTTCCGGATCTGGACCCTTTCATAGAAAAATTCGAAGATGACTACATCGCCATTAAAGGTAAATTAGAAAGCAGtatcgaaaaattctctaatAGCAGTGCTGTTCCAGGTTTTAAAAGACAGTGTACAACTGAATCTGGTGGTAGCGGTAGTTGTTGTTCTTCTTCAAAAGCTACGATTAAGTTACCAAAGTTGGAGTTGAAGAAATATGGTGGTAATCTACTTGAATTCGAATCGTTTTGGTCTTCATTCAACTCAGCTGTACATAATACTGATTTAGAAGCAACTGATAAATTTACGTACTTGAGAAATAACCTGGTAGGCGAAGCTGAATTATTGTTGAAAGGTATGGGTACCACTGCTGCAAACTATCCAATCGCATacgaaatggtaaaaaagaagtttggtaataaaaagaaattaattgatttattatacgataatttaacgaaaattccaaaaagtaacaaatggactaaaaatttgcgaaatactTACGATAATATTGAATCGAATTTACATGCTTTAGAAGGTGTaggtgaaaatattcaaaacaacaCCATACTGTACTCGATGATTATGAAGAAGTTTCCATTTGATATAATTATGAAAGCCGATTTGGATGTTGCAAGTAACGATTTATCCGAATTGAGGCAGAAAGTTGGCGAATTGATATGGAAACAAGAGCAATATTGTG gtactaCAGAGAGCTTGATAACTGGTGATAGAAAACCGagtaaaaaatgtatctattgCGGTGAAACGTCACATTATTCCGATGAATGCAGCAAAATAACGACATTGGAAGACCGAAGAAAGAAATTGAATGGTCGTTGCATCATTTGTTTGAATCCTGGTCATCTCGCTAAAGACTGTACG aagttaGTAATCCTGAACCAACTGAATCTTTACTAA
- the LOC135847486 gene encoding uncharacterized protein LOC135847486 isoform X3, with the protein MSYVSEKLATADFNEVKVKLTMVEDIYKNYLALLDEFDNFEVPDLDPFIEKFEDDYIAIKGKLESSIEKFSNSSAVPGFKRQCTTESGGSGSCCSSSKATIKLPKLELKKYGGNLLEFESFWSSFNSAVHNTDLEATDKFTYLRNNLVGEAELLLKGMGTTAANYPIAYEMVKKKFGNKKKLIDLLYDNLTKIPKSNKWTKNLRNTYDNIESNLHALEGVGENIQNNTILYSMIMKKFPFDIIMKADLDVASNDLSELRQKVGELIWKQEQYCGTTESLITGDRKPSKKCIYCGETSHYSDECSKITTLEDRRKKLNGRCIICLNPGHLAKD; encoded by the exons ATGTCATACGTAAGTGAGAAGCTGGCGACGGCAGATTTTAACGAAGTTAAAGTGAAATTGACAATGGTCGAAGAtatatataaaaattatcttGCTTTACTTGACGAATTCGACAACTTCGAAGTTCCGGATCTGGACCCTTTCATAGAAAAATTCGAAGATGACTACATCGCCATTAAAGGTAAATTAGAAAGCAGtatcgaaaaattctctaatAGCAGTGCTGTTCCAGGTTTTAAAAGACAGTGTACAACTGAATCTGGTGGTAGCGGTAGTTGTTGTTCTTCTTCAAAAGCTACGATTAAGTTACCAAAGTTGGAGTTGAAGAAATATGGTGGTAATCTACTTGAATTCGAATCGTTTTGGTCTTCATTCAACTCAGCTGTACATAATACTGATTTAGAAGCAACTGATAAATTTACGTACTTGAGAAATAACCTGGTAGGCGAAGCTGAATTATTGTTGAAAGGTATGGGTACCACTGCTGCAAACTATCCAATCGCATacgaaatggtaaaaaagaagtttggtaataaaaagaaattaattgatttattatacgataatttaacgaaaattccaaaaagtaacaaatggactaaaaatttgcgaaatactTACGATAATATTGAATCGAATTTACATGCTTTAGAAGGTGTaggtgaaaatattcaaaacaacaCCATACTGTACTCGATGATTATGAAGAAGTTTCCATTTGATATAATTATGAAAGCCGATTTGGATGTTGCAAGTAACGATTTATCCGAATTGAGGCAGAAAGTTGGCGAATTGATATGGAAACAAGAGCAATATTGTG gtactaCAGAGAGCTTGATAACTGGTGATAGAAAACCGagtaaaaaatgtatctattgCGGTGAAACGTCACATTATTCCGATGAATGCAGCAAAATAACGACATTGGAAGACCGAAGAAAGAAATTGAATGGTCGTTGCATCATTTGTTTGAATCCTGGTCATCTCGCTAAAGACT aa